CCGGCCTCACGCCGTCACAACTGCTGGTACTGCGCGAGATCGACGCCGGCGACGAGGTGACCCCCGGGGTCGTCGCGCAGCGACTGGAGTTCAGCCATGCGACCATCACGGCGATCGTCGACCGCCTCGTCGCGCTGGGTCTCGCCAGCCGGACGCGCAGCGTACAGGACAAGCGGAGGGTCCTTTTGGAAGCGACCGAATCGGGTCGCCGCCGCCTCGTCGAAGCGCCGGATCTGCTACAGGAAAAGTTCGAGGCGGGATTCGCTGCGCTCCCGGGGTGGGAGCAGGCGATGATCCTGGCGGGCACCGAGCGTCTGGCCGACTTGCTGGGGGCCGGAGATGTCGATGCCGCGCCGCTACTCGATACCGGGGCGATCGATCGCGATTGAAGCGGCCGGGCGCATATTTCCGAAGATCGCCGCGCGGCATCGGGGAGCCTTGTTTTTGACTGGCCGAGGCTGTTAGTAGCGAGGGCGGCCGCCGGGGGGGCTATCCCCCTCGGATACGCCGGACAGCTTCGACCGGCCGTTCGAGCCGATGACCTTGGGGAGACGGGCGCCAGATGTACGACCTGCTGGCCGGCCTGTCGGTGATCGAAGCTTCGTCCTTCGTCGCCTCCCCGACCGCCGGGCTTTACTGCGCGCAAATGGGCGCCGAAGTGATCCGCGTCGACCAGATCGGTGGAGGACCCGATTTCCGCCGCTGGCCGGTGACCGCGGCCAATGATTCGCTTTATTGGGAAAATCTCAATCGCGCGAAAAAGTCGGTCGCGCTCGACCTCGGGCGGCCCGAGGGGCGCGAGCTGTTGCAGGCGCTGGTGCGCGCGACGGGACAGTTCATTACCAACTTCCCGGTCGGCGGCTTCCTGTCGCACGACGCGCTCGCCGAGGGGCGCGCCGACCTGATCACGGTG
This DNA window, taken from Sphingopyxis sp. PAMC25046, encodes the following:
- a CDS encoding MarR family transcriptional regulator, with translation MESEIANATLKALRRVLRATDGGTRRLAVATGLTPSQLLVLREIDAGDEVTPGVVAQRLEFSHATITAIVDRLVALGLASRTRSVQDKRRVLLEATESGRRRLVEAPDLLQEKFEAGFAALPGWEQAMILAGTERLADLLGAGDVDAAPLLDTGAIDRD